The genomic DNA CCTCTTCGAGGATAAAACTCGCATTCTTTCAGGAAAAGGATGCAGACTGGGCACTATCCGAAGTATTTTACAACTCTCTGAAAGAATCAAGGCGTTTTGATATCCTGGAGTCTTATGTAAGGTCCTATGACCCGAAAGATTTAAGCAGTGTTGCCAAAAGCCTCGGTGCAGAGGCATTTCTCATATTTTCAACGCCCTCCAGCAAAGAAACCATGTCTATAAAGGCAAAATTATTCTGGGTTGAAGACACCAGGGTCTTTGCAGAACTTGAATCTGTTGTCGGCCCTGCCATTGCAAAAGAGCTTAAAACTAAAGAAGAAATCCCTTTCCTGAGCTCAGCAAAGGGAGAGCCATGGAGGAGCCATGAAATTTCAGGCGGCCGCCTTATTGCAATGGGAGATGTTGACGGCAATGGCAAAAAAGAGCTTGTTATAAGCGATGGCAAAGATATAAGGATTTATACCTATGAAGACGAGCTGAAAGAGATATGGCATGTAAAAGGCGTTGCTTCAGAAGAGCACCTTTCAATCGACATACTCGACCTCAACGGTAATGGAAGAGCAGAGATATTTGTCACATCCCTCAGGGGAGGTGCTACAATCCTGAGGGAAGATGATACAACCCCCAGGGGAGATGCTACAATGAACTCTTACGTTTTAGAATACGACCCGGCAGAAGGTTACAGAAAGCTGTGGGATAAAGCACCATACTTCTTCAGGGTAATGGGGGAATCGCTTCTGATGCAGGAGTTCAGCAAATACGATGCATTCTTCGGACCTGTATATAAAGGAATATGGGAAAATGGCGCTTATAAGCCTGGCAAGCCCATTGACCTTCCTGCTAAAATTGATATTTATGGCTTTGTTTATGTGGACTGGCAGGGAAAGGGCAAGCCGCAAGTCCTCGCCCTCGATGATGATGGTTATTTAAATCTCTATGACCGTGGCGGCAGGATATGGAGAAGCAAAGAGACGTATGGCGGGTATGAGATTTTCTTTGAAAGACAAACTATGAGAGTAGAACAACCCATAAAAAAATGGTATGTGAAAGGCAGAATTATAACTGTCAAAACAGAGCGGGGACAGGAGGCCATTGTCGTAAAAAATATCCCGTTTATCTCTATGATGAGGGGGTTTGGATACAAAGGGGCGGAAGTATACTCGTTATGGTGGGACGGTGGCATAATGGATGAAAGCTTAATATTAAGGGGCATCGACGGTATGGTAACAGATTGCTGGGTCGAAGGCGGAGCCCTCTTCCTTGCCAGCAAGCCCGGCTTTTTATCAAAAGCCTCGAAAGTCCTCCATGGCGATGCCTTTGCCAGCAGAACGCTTTACTATTACCGTCTTTCAGGGAAATAAACTCAAAAAAGCGTTAACCACAGAGACACTGAGACACTGAGAAATGATAAAAAATAAAAATAGATTTTAAAAACTCTGTGTCTCTGTGCCTCTGTGGTTTTCTTAATGCATAATCTGGGGTCGAAAATTTTTATTAATAGGAGGAGCGAAGTCCTGATGATAAAAACTAAAATGAATCCAGAACACATAGCAATAATAATGGACGGCAATGGCCGCTGGGCTGAACTCAGGGGGCTTCCACGAATTGAGGGGCACAGGGTAGGTGTGAAAAGGGTCAGGGAAATAATAGACGCCTCTATGGAGCTAAACCTTAAAGCCCTTACCCTCTATGTCTTTTCAATGGAAAACTGGCAGCGGCCAGAGCAGGAGATTAACGCCCTGATGGGCTTACTTGAATTTTATCTCAGGGCAGAAATGAAAAGGCTTGTAAAAGACAATGTGGTATTCAGGTCAATCGGAGAAATTGAAAAACTTCCTTCTGGCATCCAGAATCTCTTAAGAGAGCTCGAGGCCGCAACAGCACATAACACAGGGCTTTTACTCATCAGCGCATTAAGTTACAGTGGAAGGGAAGAAATATTAAAGGCAGTAATACGCATGCTCGGCGACGGAGTGAAACCAGAAAGCGTTGACACAAGCACCTTTGAAAGACACCTTTACACAAGTGGCATCCCTGAGCCGGACATGATAATACGCACAAGCGGAGAAATGCGGCTGAGCAATTTCCTCCTCTGGCAATCTGCCTACTCAGAGTTGTATTTTACAGAAACCCTCTGGCCTGACTTCGGAAGGGAAGAATTTATAGCTGCTATCCTCGATTACCAGCGGAGAAACAGGCGATTCGGAGCCCTGCCTTTGAGAGAAAAATAATGCATCTCAAAAGGCTCTTAATCGCAATAATCGTTCTACCGTTATTCTATCTCTATATCAGTTATCTGCCTTCTATATACTTTTTTGTCCTTATCTTCTGTGTGGGCATTATTGCCCTGTACGAGTTCTACCTCATGTACCGGCTGCCAGCAGCGCTATCTATTCCAGGCGTGCTTTCAGGTGGAATACTCTTTTATACAGCCCATTTCCTGCCAGCTTATTTTAAAGATGCCCTCTTTATATTTGTCTTTGCTTTATTGCTCTTAAGGCTCCTCGTAATAAGGACGCCCGCAGGTGCAATGAAAGATGCAGGGACATTAGTCCTGGGGCTTCTCTACATCCCCTGTCTTTTAAGCTTCATGTTTCCACTTATAGCCCGTGGAAAGGAATACATCCTCCTGCTTTTTGCCTCTGTCTGGCTTTCAGACAGCCTGGCCTTTTATATCGGCAGCAGTATCGGGAAGCACAAACTCTATACGTCAGTAAGCCCGAATAAGACAATAGAAGGGGCAATCGGTAGCCTCATTGGAGGTCTTTTAGGTTCCATAATTATAAAAGGCCTTTTTCCATCCATGGCAATAACAGGAATTAACGCTGCATTTATTGGTATAATTTTAGGGGCCTCGGCAATAGCAGGTGATTTACTGGAATCAATGTTTAAACGGGATGCTGGTGTAAAAGACTCGAGCAATTTAATTCCAGGGCATGGAGGCATGCTCGATAAACTCGATTCCATTATCATAGCAGGCCCGGTCCTTTACTATTTATTGAGGATCCTTTGAAAAAGATTTCTATCCTGGGTTCAACAGGCTCTATCGGGCAGAGCACCCTTGAGGTAATTAGCCGCCACCCCGATAAATTTCAAGTTGTTGGCCTTACTGCCAGAGGCAACACAAGGCTACTCGAGTCTCAAATAATCGCCTACAAGCCCAGGGCTGTGGCAGTCTTTGATGAATCTGCTGCATCAGAGTTAAAGAAAAAGCATTTGTCAGTCAAGATTTCCTCAGGCATTGAAGGATTAATTGAGGTTGCAGCACTTGATGAGGCTGATATGGTCGTATCAGCAATCACCGGTTCTGCCGGGATGCTGCCGACCTTTGCGGCAATTAATGCCGGTAACGACATAGCCCTTGCCAACAAAGAGGCGCTGGTGATGGCAGGGCCTTTAATCATGGATGCGGTATCAAAGATGGGAGTTATGCTCATACCTGTTGACAGTGAACACAGTGCCATATTTCAGTGCCTTAACGGCAGAAGGATAGAAGAAGTTCAAAAACTTATGCTGACAGCATCAGGAGGCCCGTTTATCAGGCTGTCTGCCTCTGACCTCAAAACAGTTACACCTGAGGAGGCATTAAAACATCCCAACTGGCCAATGGGAAGAAAGATTACAATAGACTCAGCTACTTTAATGAACAAGGGTTTGGAGGTAATCGAGGCTCACTATCTGTTTGGAATCCCGGCAGAGAGGATAGAGGTCATTCTTCATCCGCAGAGCATAGTGCATTCTATGGTTGAATTTATTGACGGAAGCATCCTGGCCCAGATGTCTGTCCCTGATATGAAGGGGCCGATATGCTATGCACTCTCATATCCACAGCGACTCGATAAGGTCCTGCCTCCCCTTAATCTCTTGAAAGTGAGGGAGCTTACTTTTGAGAAGCCTGATAATGAGAAATTCCCGTGCCTTTCCCTTGCCTATAAAGCCTTAAAAGTTGGTGGCACCATGCCATCTGTGCTTAATGCTGCCAACGAAGTTGCTGTAGAGGCTTTTTTGAATAAAAAGATAAGCTTAAAGGAGATCGCCACTGTCATTGCTGACACGATGAATTCCCATAATCCAGAAAAGTGTGTTAGTATTAAAAATGTTTTAGAAGCTGCAGGATGGGCAAAAGAAAAGGCAAAAGAAATTATGGAGATATTAAATTAACATGACGGTTCTCTCAGCCATAGTGCTTCTGGGCATCCTTATTTTTGTCCATGAACTCGGGCATTTTATAATTGCAAAGCTGATGGGGGTTTCTGTCCAGAAGTTTTCCCTCGGCTTTGGCCTGAGACTGATCGGAAAGAAGATCGGTGAAACAGATTACATGATTTCAGCCATACCCCTCGGCGGCTATGTAAAAATGCTTGGAGAGACCCCTGGAGAAGAATTAAAAGAGGAAGATAAAGCGAGGGCATATAACTACCAGCCTGTATGGAAAAGGATGGCGATTGTCGTGGCGGGATCTTTATCTAATGTGCTCTTAGCATATGTTATCTTTGTCTTCTTCCTTGCATATGGGTTACCTGTAAATATCCCCAACTTAGATGCTATTACGCCAGCAATTGATGAAGTCGTAGAAGGCTCCCCTGCCGAAAGGTCAGGGCTCAAAGTCGGAGATAAAATTAAAACGATCAATGATAAAACAATAGACACATGGTTTGACCTGATCAGTATTATCAGAGAACATCCTGGGAAAAAAATAAAAATCGAGATAGAACGAAATGGCAAGCTCTTAATGATTGGTATTACACCTGAACCTGTTAAAGAGATTGACATTAAAGGTCAAGAGATATTTGTCGGGAAAATAGGCATAGTTAAATCTAAAAACCCTTTCCACAGTATAACATCCGAGAATGCCTTAAATGCTCCGATAAAAGGAATCGAGGCCATTTATAAGACGAGTATCCTGGTCTTGAGAGCGATAAAAGAAATAGTGACAGGGGCGATCTCTCCTAAAACCATAGGCGGGCCTATAACAATTATAAAACAATCAGGAGAAGCCGCATCTATAAGTATCTTGCTGTATCTGAAATTTATGGCATTTATAAGTATAAACCTCGGCATCTTAAACCTCTTTCCAATCCCGATTCTTGATGGGGGACACTTGATGTTTCTTTCCATTGAGGCGATAAGGAAAAGGCCCCTTAAAGAAAAGACCATCCTTCTGGCACAAAAAATTGGCTTTGCAATAATAATCGCCATTATGACCTTAGCCATATATAACGATATCTTGAGATTGATAACCGGGAAAATGTTTTGAGGCCAGCCTCTATAAAGAGACAGATTTCTTCAGGTGGAGTTATCTTCAAATTCAGCGACGGCAGCGTCAATGTTGCGCTCGTGGCAGTAAAGGATAAGACTGTCTGGTGTCTCCCAAAAGGGCTTGTAGATAAAGGCGAAGAACCACGGGCAACCGCCCTCAGAGAAGTAGAAGAAGAGACAGGCCTTGTGGGAGAAGTCATCGACAAGATAGGGGATATTTCTTACTGGTACTTTCTGAAAAACGAGAATATAAAGTATCATAAGACTGTCCACTTTTTTTTGATGAAATACCTGAGTGGAAACACGGAAGATCATGACATGGAAGTGGATGATGCAAAATGGTTCCCAATAGAGGAAGCAGAACAGGTTTTATCTTATAAAGGCGATAGGGAAATACTGCGGAAGGCTAAGGAGATGATAATCAAACACATGACAGCCTGTTGAAAAAGCCTCTTTTCTGTCATTTCGAGCCCTTCGCTTTCTGTCATTCCGAACGAAGTGAGGAATCTTAAGATTTTTCGTTACACTCGAAATGACACTTCGTGTCAGGGTAAACCCAGCACCACAATGGTGCGGGGTAAACTCGGCGCGAAATCTTAGAGTCGTTAAGATGACACCAAAACTCAGTTTTTCAACAGCCTGATGGGAAGTGGAAAGTGATAAGTAAGAGTTTGGATATGAATGTAGCCGAAAAACTAATATCCTCCCATCTCGTATCAGGAGCCATGATACGAGGAGAAGAGATTGCAATATCTATAGAGCAGACCCTTACCCAGGATGCAACAGGCACTATGGCGTACCTTGAATTTGAGGCCATGTGCATACCAGAGGTAAAGACTTTATCTGTTAGTTATGTGGATCACAATACCCTTCAAACAGGCTTTGAAAATGCAGACGATCACAGATTCCTGCAGAGCATAGCTTCTAAGTATGGGGTTTATTTTTCCAGGCCAGGCAATGGTATCAGCCATCAGGTGCACCTTGAAAGATTTGCAAAGCCTGGTGTAACCCTGCTCGGCTCAGACAGCCAT from Nitrospirota bacterium includes the following:
- the rseP gene encoding RIP metalloprotease RseP, coding for MTVLSAIVLLGILIFVHELGHFIIAKLMGVSVQKFSLGFGLRLIGKKIGETDYMISAIPLGGYVKMLGETPGEELKEEDKARAYNYQPVWKRMAIVVAGSLSNVLLAYVIFVFFLAYGLPVNIPNLDAITPAIDEVVEGSPAERSGLKVGDKIKTINDKTIDTWFDLISIIREHPGKKIKIEIERNGKLLMIGITPEPVKEIDIKGQEIFVGKIGIVKSKNPFHSITSENALNAPIKGIEAIYKTSILVLRAIKEIVTGAISPKTIGGPITIIKQSGEAASISILLYLKFMAFISINLGILNLFPIPILDGGHLMFLSIEAIRKRPLKEKTILLAQKIGFAIIIAIMTLAIYNDILRLITGKMF
- the uppS gene encoding di-trans,poly-cis-decaprenylcistransferase, coding for MHNLGSKIFINRRSEVLMIKTKMNPEHIAIIMDGNGRWAELRGLPRIEGHRVGVKRVREIIDASMELNLKALTLYVFSMENWQRPEQEINALMGLLEFYLRAEMKRLVKDNVVFRSIGEIEKLPSGIQNLLRELEAATAHNTGLLLISALSYSGREEILKAVIRMLGDGVKPESVDTSTFERHLYTSGIPEPDMIIRTSGEMRLSNFLLWQSAYSELYFTETLWPDFGREEFIAAILDYQRRNRRFGALPLREK
- a CDS encoding phosphatidate cytidylyltransferase, with amino-acid sequence MHLKRLLIAIIVLPLFYLYISYLPSIYFFVLIFCVGIIALYEFYLMYRLPAALSIPGVLSGGILFYTAHFLPAYFKDALFIFVFALLLLRLLVIRTPAGAMKDAGTLVLGLLYIPCLLSFMFPLIARGKEYILLLFASVWLSDSLAFYIGSSIGKHKLYTSVSPNKTIEGAIGSLIGGLLGSIIIKGLFPSMAITGINAAFIGIILGASAIAGDLLESMFKRDAGVKDSSNLIPGHGGMLDKLDSIIIAGPVLYYLLRIL
- a CDS encoding 1-deoxy-D-xylulose-5-phosphate reductoisomerase, whose protein sequence is MKKISILGSTGSIGQSTLEVISRHPDKFQVVGLTARGNTRLLESQIIAYKPRAVAVFDESAASELKKKHLSVKISSGIEGLIEVAALDEADMVVSAITGSAGMLPTFAAINAGNDIALANKEALVMAGPLIMDAVSKMGVMLIPVDSEHSAIFQCLNGRRIEEVQKLMLTASGGPFIRLSASDLKTVTPEEALKHPNWPMGRKITIDSATLMNKGLEVIEAHYLFGIPAERIEVILHPQSIVHSMVEFIDGSILAQMSVPDMKGPICYALSYPQRLDKVLPPLNLLKVRELTFEKPDNEKFPCLSLAYKALKVGGTMPSVLNAANEVAVEAFLNKKISLKEIATVIADTMNSHNPEKCVSIKNVLEAAGWAKEKAKEIMEILN
- a CDS encoding NUDIX hydrolase; translated protein: MKRQISSGGVIFKFSDGSVNVALVAVKDKTVWCLPKGLVDKGEEPRATALREVEEETGLVGEVIDKIGDISYWYFLKNENIKYHKTVHFFLMKYLSGNTEDHDMEVDDAKWFPIEEAEQVLSYKGDREILRKAKEMIIKHMTAC
- a CDS encoding VCBS repeat-containing protein, whose amino-acid sequence is KGENPVYAVRDGVLSYFKPFEGRITGSDNGPFRVNLGKNHGIKQGMRFTVFREGEPFYHPVTKELIGKTEKFIGRLQIKEVLEDSSIAIAVSGTPLNGDKIRITSSRIKLAFFQEKDADWALSEVFYNSLKESRRFDILESYVRSYDPKDLSSVAKSLGAEAFLIFSTPSSKETMSIKAKLFWVEDTRVFAELESVVGPAIAKELKTKEEIPFLSSAKGEPWRSHEISGGRLIAMGDVDGNGKKELVISDGKDIRIYTYEDELKEIWHVKGVASEEHLSIDILDLNGNGRAEIFVTSLRGGATILREDDTTPRGDATMNSYVLEYDPAEGYRKLWDKAPYFFRVMGESLLMQEFSKYDAFFGPVYKGIWENGAYKPGKPIDLPAKIDIYGFVYVDWQGKGKPQVLALDDDGYLNLYDRGGRIWRSKETYGGYEIFFERQTMRVEQPIKKWYVKGRIITVKTERGQEAIVVKNIPFISMMRGFGYKGAEVYSLWWDGGIMDESLILRGIDGMVTDCWVEGGALFLASKPGFLSKASKVLHGDAFASRTLYYYRLSGK